One genomic window of Diospyros lotus cultivar Yz01 chromosome 8, ASM1463336v1, whole genome shotgun sequence includes the following:
- the LOC127808282 gene encoding LOW QUALITY PROTEIN: protein JINGUBANG-like (The sequence of the model RefSeq protein was modified relative to this genomic sequence to represent the inferred CDS: deleted 1 base in 1 codon) — MFKESTELRHMTHSDPNISATASASDDEFAARNSSYSAFDPSRTSGEGSPMMMSPWNQSTPFNKSPWPNFDESIPQDMPKNGLIGSLVREEGHIYSLAASGDLLYTGSDSKNIRVWKNMKEFSAFKSNSGLVKAIILSGGKIFTGHQDGKIRVWKVHQKNPNIHKRSGTLPTFIDIFKCSIKPKNYVEVKRNKTGLWIKHSDAISALSINEEHGFLYSASWDRTFKVWRIDNSKCLESVKAHDDAVNSVVAASDGLVFTGSADGTVKVWRREMTGKATKHNLVDTMLKQECAVTALAVGGTGSFVYCGSSDGIVNFWSREKQLSHSGVLRGHKLAVLCVETAGNLVFSGSADKNICVWRRDGKAHTCLSVLTGHIGPVKCLAVEKDREAEQRWVVYSGSLDKSVKVWSVSELGPDLNQMGMGMGQQSSSEGDVSWS; from the exons TCGGCCTTCGACCCCAGCCGCACTAGCGGCGAGGGCTCACCCATGATGATGTCGCCCTGGAACCAGTCCACCCCCTTCAACAAATCTCCATGGCCCAACTTCGATGAAAGCATTCCACAAGACATGCCCAAGAACGGCCTCATTGGCTCGCTCGTCCGAGAAGAGGGTCACATTTATTCTCTCGCTGCATCCGGGGATCTCCTTTACACCGGCTCTGACAGCAAGAACATCCGTGTGTGGAAGAACATGAAGGAGTTTTCAGCCTTTAAATCGAATAGTGGGTTGGTGAAAGCGATCATACTCTCCGGTGGGAAGATCTTCACCGGCCACCAAGACGGGAAAATTCGTGTATGGAAGGTTCATCAGAAGAACCCAAACATCCACAAGCGTTCCGGGACGTTA CCTACTTTCATCGACATCTTCAAGTGCTCCATCAAGCCCAAGAACTACGTTGAAGTCAAGCGCAATAAAACTGGCCTTTGGATCAAGCACTCTGATGCCATTTCTGCTCTGAGCATCAACGAAGAGCATGGCTTTCTCTACTCGGCTTCTTGGGATCGGACCTTCAAGGTCTGGCGGATCGACAACTCAAAGTGTTTGGAATCTGTCAAGGCTCACGATGACGCTGTCAACTCTGTTGTCGCTGCATCCGATGGCTTGGTCTTCACCGGCTCTGCTGACGGCACCGTCAAGGTCTGGCGGCGGGAGATGACGGGAAAGGCGACGAAACACAACCTAGTTGACACAATGTTGAAACAAGAATGCGCGGTGACAGCCTTGGCAGTGGGTGGGACAGGTTCGTTCGTCTACTGCGGGTCATCGGATGGGATAGTAAACTTCTGGTCCCGGGAGAAGCAATTGTCCCACAGTGGGGTACTTCGGGGGCATAAGTTGGCAGTTCTCTGCGTGGAGACAGCTGGGAATTTGGTGTTTAGCGGATCAGCAGATAAGAATATATGCGTGTGGCGGAGGGATGGGAAGGCTCACACGTGCCTGTCGGTGCTAACAGGGCACATCGGGCCGGTGAAGTGCTTGGCGGTGGAGAAGGATCGGGAGGCAGAACAACGGTGGGTGGTGTACAGCGGCAGCCTCGATAAATCGGTGAAGGTGTGGAGCGTGTCAGAGCTAGGGCCTGATCTGAATCAGATGGGAATGGGCATGGGGCAACAGAGTTCTTCCGAGGGTGACGTGTCATGGAGCTAA